The following nucleotide sequence is from Cercospora beticola chromosome 2, complete sequence.
TCCACGCACGTCCTGCATCTCGGACCACAACATGCAGCTTGAATTCAGGGTTTGCAGTTCGTACAACCTTTGAGAGGTGAGCAAAGCAGCGGGGTATGTGTGCTCTACGAGATCATGGCGAGCTCAAAAAAAAATCTCCGCGGGACGTCTTCAGAGCTCTGTTACTTCCCAGAAGGTAGGCGTGCCTCGAAAGTGTACGCTAACGGAGCAACCAATACCGATGATCTCGCGGTGTCGAGCTTTCGCGAACATTCTGATGCTCATCACGGAAGGATGCCCAAGCCTCTTCACATGAGCAGTgtctcgagctcgatgtcAAGTTCGGCAAAGCCTGCTGGAGGATCCCGGTAGGAGAGCACGCAAAAGCCAGAGTCTTCCGTTACTGTAGGGCAGTGCATACCATTGTTCGACGACCTTCGTGCAAGTTGCCAACAAAGTCGCAGTCGTGCCTTCTTCCCGAGAACGAAGCAGCGCCACAGGAGTGAGATCGTCGAATATGTCAAGCAAATCTGCTTGCCAGCAAGGCGTTCATCTCGTCAACGTGTAGCAGGATGAAGTGCCAGCTGTGAGTTAATCGCGTGGATCAAGAGTCGGGCGAAATTTCTCCTCCCGTACAAACGGCTAGCCGCAATGATTCCGCAAATATGCTCCCCAGGAGCTCTAGCGGGTGGCCCATCGTATGTCGGCGCACCCTGCAATCCTGCCTGCCAGCGCTTGAGAGACGCTGGACTGCAGAGCGGTCGCTGGAGAGGCTTCTGCCAGTTGTGACGCGTAAAGATAATGGTCCTTTCCAGTCTCCGTTGGCCAGCAATGGAGCTGATCGCATACGGCAGCTCTTTCCGGCCATTTTTGGTCTTTAGAGCGCTTTGTGCGAGGTCCAGATCGGCCATCGAGGTGGTGAAGAAACGTGTACCGGTGGTGCTTTCGTGCGTGGCGTTGGAGCATGTGGCAGCAACGGTTCGGGAAAACAGTTTCCCCGAAGCCCGCGCCGAACTCTACAGACACAGTCGCTTTTCGCCCTCCTCTGCATCTCTTGCGCAACTGCACAACAACATCGTTGAACTCCCAAATCATCACAAGGTGGACACCGCGAATGTCCTCAATTGCGCATCGTATGAAATGTCGATTGATCCCATGAGTTCTGGTCAAGAAGCAGATTCTGAGGTGCTCTTCCCCACATGGCCTCCCAATAGCCCGCACCACGCTGTTGAAGAAGCACAGATGCACGCAGAGCCTCACCACGCGTGAAAGCGCTCTGCCGACCATTCACGACAGCTGTAAATCGCCATGATACACAAGCTCTGACCTCCGAAACATCCGCTGTGATCACGTCTCCACTCACGACATGCCATTGAGAGCATCGGCAAGCGTTTGTATGATGCATCCGCTGCCCAAAGCGATGCCCTGCCAGCGTGTCCGGCCTATTGGAGCCAGTGATTGATGCTGATATACCGGCTCCAGACCAGGCCAAATGACATGCAGGCATGCTCTGAGCCTAACATTTGGTATGCCTTCACGAATGCGTATTAACGCCTTCGTGAAAGGCCCGCTGTACCAGCGGGCAGCCCAGCAGCGAGCTCAACAGTAAGTACGAGTGCAGGTATATGAGACTTGTCAGTTCAAGCTGTAGCCTCTTTCCTTCATTCACGTCCGGTCTACATTCGCTAGCAATCAGATCCGCCACACGACTCACCCTCCACCTACCGTCCACCAGATCCCTTTCCGAGCCAACATGCAGATTATTGGAGCCCTTCTCGTTGCGGCAGGCGTCGCTGTCGCCTTGCCAGGTGGCGGTGATGGCGGCTACAGCCCAAAGAAGCAGGAGTGTGTCACCAGCAGCACCTGCAAGGCCGTCTACCACACCACTACGAAGACCGTGCCATACCAGGAAACCAAGACAATCACCAAGACTGAATACAAGCCACACGTCTACACCACCAAGGTGCCAAAGGTCTACACTGAGACTACTTATGGTAGGTGGCGACCATTCGACACCGGTCAATGGCGCCAAGCTAATGTCACGCAGTGCCAAAGGAATACCAAATCACCAAGACCATTCCAATTACGAAGACCGTCACCGTCCCAGACCACTCGACTACCGTCATTTGCAAGACGTCGACTGTCAAGTTTGACCGCACCTCAGTCATCACCACATCTTCGCTCAGCACATGTCCAGAGACCACCAAGGTGCCAAAGACCGATGTGTAAGTTTTGACCTCCATTACTTGGTACTCGACAAGATGACTGACTTCTGCCACAGCAAGTCTACCTACAAGGAGGACAAGGTCACCACCAGCACTCCATGCCCTTACACCACcaccgagaagaaggagaccTGGTCGACATCCGTCTGCACATCTACCTCAACCAAGTGCGACACCACCAGCAAGTGCTCGGAGAAGCAAGGCTACCCAACTCAGCCACCAAAGTACGATTCCGAGCCAAAGCCAACTTATTAGATTCGGAAATGCTGGTGACAAGGGATCTCTGGTACTCAACAGCATGTTGACGAGGACGGCCTATGAAGTCGAGGTGGGAATAGTCGGGCGTGGGGATTTGTGACAATTTGTGTCAGCAAGAATTGAAGATGTATACTTAATGTCTTTTGGGTGTACGTGCCTCCATTGATGGGTGGCACAGTACCGACAATCTCTAGGAAAAGAATTGAATTTTGCGATAGCTGTTTGTGCAAATCATTCACTTCTCTCGTGTCACCTGAGCCGGCTAAAGTGCGGCCATTATGCACCGCGATACGTTCTTGCCGCTTCGCTTCACAGTTTGAAAGTGCGAATTCTTTATCCATCTTCACCACAAGTAGTTGTATAGTGTACATTCGAGCATGTCGTGTAACATGTGATTTTGCACGCATGCCTCACACACCGCGACGGCTTTTGCGAGTGCCGACTGCTGAATCGTCATCAGAACAGAGTTTCAGGCGGGCTGAACTGCCCCTCCCCCTCATCCTCTCTTCCAAACACGAGCACAGCACATCCAACGAGGCTGTCGTCGCAAGCAGCACGAGGCAAGAAAATGCCATATCTTCTCCGCAAGATAACACATTGTGGACGCGACGATTCTGAGCTTGCTTCCAAATAATCTGCGGTCGTCCCTTCTTCTCAGTGGCTCAACTGCTCGTGCCTCCGCAACGGCATCACATCATAGAAGCTAGTGAGGTCTAGAGCTCGGTAGAAAGGCAAACACCATGAGCCGGATAAGAAGCAACATGAGTACTTCCTTTGGAGGAGTTTTCCAAGTTTTGAACGAAGGACAACTAGACACCTTGAGCAGATCATATACAAAATGGCGACAGTAATCCAGTACGACTATGGTAAGCAGTCAGCCCCATTCACAGTGAGGTGTGAGCTAACTTCCTCGCCGATTTCTCCCCATATGGGCAGAAGACTAGACTTCTTCTGCATGCCGCTGGCGTAGACTTCGCAATTGTCGACACACCAGCCGTGCTTCCACGTCCAGATCTCGAGAAGTTGGGTGTCACGTATCGTCGAATTCCAATCATCGCCCTCGGCAAGGATGTCTATGTCGACTCTTCCAAGATCATCGATCTCATCCTCGCAAAGCTCGGCAAAGTCCAGCAAAACCCAGCAGACAAGGCCTACGAGACGTACGGAGTGAACCTCTTTGCTGAAGTCCTCTCGTTGATTCCTCTTGAGATTTTGACTCCAGAGTTCGTCAAAGATCGCGGGACGATCTTCCCTTCCCTTGGACGTTCTGATATCAAGACTTTGAGACCGAGTGGTTTGGCTCAATTCAAGGCCCGCTTGGCTGAGATTGAGACGCAGATCCTGAGCGGCGCTGGACCTTTCATCAATGGAAGCCAGATTGGTCTGGCTGATATCCACGTCTTCTGGCCGATCGGTTGGGCCTTGACTGACCTGGGTCTCAACAAGGAGCCTGGATTGGACGCAAGCTCTTACCCTAAGATCTTCAAATTGCTGGACAGTCTTCCAAAGCCAGAGGATATTAAGGCCAAGGCCAAGTCTTTGTCTGCTGAGGAGGCACATAAGATTATTATGACGGGCGACTATTCAGCTCAGGAGTCTTATGCTGTCGAGCATGATAATACGTACGGCATTGTTGCAGGAACGACAGTCGCGGTCGAGAGTTTCGAGTAGGTGGTTTCGCATGCAGCTGGGCTACTTTAGCTGACATATTTTGCGCAGCTCTACTCCTGGCTCTCATCCACAATATGGCAAGCTGCTTGGAACTTCTGTCAATGAGGTTGTGATTGAGACCGATGGTGGTGTGCGCATTCACTTTCCACGTATTGGGTATCTTGTGCGAACTTTGTAAGTCATTGCGAGATCGCTCGTCTCCAGTATGCTAACGATCGTCCAGGGAGGATGCACCAGCCAAGCCATGAAAGTAATGTCATTTTGGAAGATGCAGTCGTTTTGAAATTGGAGGTCAATACGCTTCTAAATTCTTGCAAGCTGGGACAATATCAGTTCTTCTTGCCTCACAACCTGCAGTAATGTCAGCTTCCCATCGTCAACATGAGTCTTCTGAAATCGTGACAATGAAGACGTCTGAGAACGGTGAGTGCACTTACCGCAAGCACGACGTGCCAATGCAACTTCCCTCGCAAGTTTGTTCTGTTCGCGGCTTCCCAAGAGTCAATAACGCAAGTGCGCACCAGCATGCACTCGAGTTAGCGCCAACGACTGTCAGAGGCAGCTGGAAGGCCAGCAGAGGTGCCAGCAGAGGTGCCAGCAGAGGTGCCAGCAGAGGTGCCAGCAGAGGTGCCAGCAGGGCGCGTCCCTCATCGGCAAGATAGTGGCAAAAGAATCGACAGCACGAAGAACAGGAACGCGAAAACGAGAGCAGTAGACCTTGCATCGCCTGCGCCCTTCAGCTACACTCGTTCCTCGTGATTCCCATCAGACACGTGGGAGAAATGGGTTGACCTCGGAGTGCCTCCCGGAGGCAGTGCGTATACACGGGTGATTGGGCCAGTGAGGGTAGTCAAACAAGATAAGTTGCCCAACCTACATCAAATGCATGCGCTCAGCTATTGATAGGATCAAAAACATGGCTGCAACGAGGCTGGGCGAAAGCCTCAAGACCTTGTGCTTTGGGCCAGCCTGGACAATTGCCATGTAGCCTTGCGGATGAGATGCACTAGTACTGCATTGTTGAGTGAACCCCAACCAGCTTTCTGCTCCGCAGGTTATCGGAATGACAAGTCGAATTGTGAGCTCGGGCATGTGCGAAGAACGCTATTGTTGTGCATCgcttagcagcagcagtgcgcGTGCAGGTAACACTATTGGGATCCTTGGAAGTAGCGTGGTGGCGAGCAGACCGCATGTATGCGAGTGCCCAGATGAGGTTTCGAACAATGCTGAATCCGGCATCCTGGCTCTGCATATTGGCCCGAAAGAGTGCAGTAGCGCTACGAAAACGGGCTTGGGAACAAATTCGCTCCGAAAAGGATCCACTTTGAGATCATGCACAGAACCCGGGGGTTCGAAGAGGTAAGCGAGATCTGGGCCGTTCGAGGTAACGACAGGGTGTGATCTACGGCCACGAGGTTGAACGTGAACGAGCTCCAGGCCGTAAATGTCGGGCACAGAAAGTTGTATATGCAACGCTCATCCCGAGGTCCACTCGATTCAGCAGTGGGAACTTGAGTGATCATGGCTCACCACACTGCATCTTCACCAGCATCCAGCTATGCTGGTCCTCGAGCATCGCCCTACAACAGTGGCATCAACACACCGCTGGAACGACCGAACCCATTCGACACTCCTGCTCCATCCAGCCGACAGAGTTGGACTAGCGACGCAAGATGCCAGAACACAAGCAGTGCGTACCTGAGATCGTCCGAAATGGACGCAAAAGCATTGAGCACCAATTACTTTCGAAGTCGTCGAATTCGAAAAAGTGAAATGGAAAGCCCAAATGCTCTGGGGCGGCTCAGAAAGAAGACCATCTTTGAACGCCAGTCCTGGATCATTCCTTGCTTCGGAATCTTCATCGGACTGTGTATCAGCAGTGTGATGGTATACCTGAGCTTCAAGGACCAAAAGAGAGGCGGCAACTTCTGTCCCATCTTCACCGAAGACTTTTCTTCAGGTCGGTTGACGCCCGATATCTGGACCATCGAACAACAGGTTGCAGGCCATAATGGAGAGTTCGACCAAATGTCGGATGATGCGGATGTGCTGTTTGTCAAGGACGGCATTCTTCATATCAAGCCAAAATTGCAAGATGAAAGCCTTGTCAACACGAACAATGCCACCATTGACCTCGGTGACCGCTGTACTGGTGAAGGCTTCTTCAACTGCTTTGCCCATACCAACACGACCAACGGCACCATCGTGCCGCCTGTGAAATCTGCTCGCATCAATACCAAGAAAGGCGCATCTCTTCGCTACGGCAGAGTAGAAGTTGTTGCAAAGATGCCAAAGGGAGACTGGATGTGGCCGGCGATCTGGATGCTGCCTACCGAAGACAAGTATGGACCATGGCCTGCATCGGGAGAGATCGACATTGTAGAGACACGTGGAAACAACCACTCGTACAAAGCAGGACCAGGAGGAGGTAACAATCTGGCAACCAGTGCTCTCCATTGGGGTCCGGAGACGAACACGGACGGCTACCTGAAGACAGTCGATCAGCTGGGCGCGCTGCACTCGTACTATGGCGACCAGTTCCATACCTTTGGACTGGAATGGACCGAGAATTACATCTTCACCTATGTGGATTCAGTATTGATGCAGGTTCTGTACGTGAAATTCAATCGTCGATTCTGGGATCGTGGAAATTTCCCGCCTGCGACTGCCAACGGGACAACATTGATGGACCCATGGTCGCACACCGGACGAACTAGTACGCCATTTGACGAGAAGTTTTATTTGATTCTGAATGTTGCTGTTGGTGGCACGAATGGTTATTTCAAAGATGGCGAGAGCGGCAAACCCTGGGCGGACGCTTCTCCggttgcgaagaaggagTTCTGGGAAGCTCGGAACCAGTGGCTTCCAACGTGGGAGAAGAACGGCGAGATGCAAGTGAAGTCGGTCAAGATGTGGGAGaaatgttgatgatgaaCATGAATAATTTGAATAGGCCTACGCCGGAAGCGACCACCGGGAAATAAGATGACGTCGAGAAATACACTTTCCCATTCGTCCAAACTCAAACTCTGTGATCCTTGGCTTGAGTATCTGATTCACTTGTTCTGTTTCTCATTTCTCCTTCATTCTGCCTACATCGCACTTTCACCTCAGTCGGTAATTGTAATGATACCACAAGGCGCCGCTGCGTGCGTTGAGAACTCCAAGCACAATGCACCATCCCTGTCACCATTTTAGCCGACCCGGCTGTGCCTCCGACTCCTCTACTGTGGGCTCACGGCGCGAAATTCCATGTCCAAGGCAAGCTACCGAGAAGATCTACTGGCACGTTCTCCAGATTGAGATAATAACCTTGTCTGCTTGAACATGCATTCTGCATACCTGGCCCACTGAAACGCGATAGCCCATGGCGAGCAACTATTCTGGCCCTCCATCGGCAGAAATGAAGCATTCTACGAGAATGGTGATCTTTCATCGGAAGCAAAACGCCCACACCTTCTGACGTCTCCGTCAAGATGCACGAGAACACCACGGTGCCTTGTGCCTGGCCCGTCGGAGTGCCGGCATACACGCAAGCGCCTTCCAGATGTCCTGCATATGCGTTGGCCCACAAGCCGTGTTGTCATCTTGGCAGCGTCTCCAGTTCCTTGGCAATATGGGCGAAAA
It contains:
- a CDS encoding uncharacterized protein (CAZy:GH16), which encodes MAHHTASSPASSYAGPRASPYNSGINTPLERPNPFDTPAPSSRQSWTSDARCQNTSSAYLRSSEMDAKALSTNYFRSRRIRKSEMESPNALGRLRKKTIFERQSWIIPCFGIFIGLCISSVMVYLSFKDQKRGGNFCPIFTEDFSSGRLTPDIWTIEQQVAGHNGEFDQMSDDADVLFVKDGILHIKPKLQDESLVNTNNATIDLGDRCTGEGFFNCFAHTNTTNGTIVPPVKSARINTKKGASLRYGRVEVVAKMPKGDWMWPAIWMLPTEDKYGPWPASGEIDIVETRGNNHSYKAGPGGGNNLATSALHWGPETNTDGYLKTVDQLGALHSYYGDQFHTFGLEWTENYIFTYVDSVLMQVLYVKFNRRFWDRGNFPPATANGTTLMDPWSHTGRTSTPFDEKFYLILNVAVGGTNGYFKDGESGKPWADASPVAKKEFWEARNQWLPTWEKNGEMQVKSVKMWEKC